CCGCCGACGCCGCCGATCCAAGAGCAAGGAGTGATCAAGTAGGCCAACGCGGGGAGGCCTGGTCTCATCCCCGCACCCACCCACCCAGCGCTGCACTTTCACGGCGCCGGGCGCTGCACTTTTCAAATGCCACTCACACCCGGGCGGAGCTGGCTCGGTTTCTGGGAGTGAGCCGTCCCCGAGTGACCCAGGTCCTCAACCGCCTGAAGTCCTCGCTCAATCAATCGTCTCCACCAGGGCCACTTGGCGATTCTGACGTTGCCTGACCGGGGTCAGATTGTGTCGATCGTCGCAGAAATGGGAGCCAAATGACGACCGAGCCAATTCACCGCCTGCCAACCTGGGAACGAAGTTGCCAGCCTTGATCCCGTGAGTTACATTATGTCGGGACTTGTGGATTTCCCCCGACGTGTTGGGACGCAATGCCTACCACCAAACGAGACCAGATTCTGCGGATGCTCAAGAAGACTCGCGTCCTCCGGCCCCAGGACGTGGAGGCGGTGGGCATCTCGCGCACTTATCTCAACAAACTCCACGCGCAAGGCATCCTCGATCGGCCGAGTCGCGGGCTGTACATCCTCCAGGACGATGAGCCCAGCGAACAACGGTCGCTGGTCGAGGCCTGCCGCCGCGTCCCCCGCGGGGTCGTCTGCCTGCTCTCCGCCCTGCAGTTTCATGGACTCACGACGCAGGCTCCGTTTGAAGTTTGGATGGCGATCGATGAAAAGGCCCGCCTGCCGCGGGTCGATGATCCGCCGCTGCGGATCGTCCGCTTTTCCGGGGTCGCCCTGACGTCCGGCGTGCAGCAGCACGTTGTCGAAGGAGTCAACGTTCGCGTCTATGCGCCTTCCAAGACCGTGGCCGACTGCTTCAAGTATCGCAACAAGATCGGCATCGACGTGGCGATCGAGGCGCTGCGCGATTGCTTGAAGCAGCGGAAGGCTACTTCCGACGAACTCTGGCAAGCCGCCAAAGCCTGCCGGATGACGAACGTCATGCGTCCTTACCTGGAGGCGATGGCGTGACGAACCCGCAGCCACGCAACCTGGTGGCCTCCGTCCGCCAGCGTCTGATGACTCTTGCCCGCGAGCGCGGTGAGGAGTTTCAGCTCGTCCTGACGCGATTTGGACTCGAACGTCTGCCTTACCGACTCGCACAATCGCCGCACGCCGGGCAGTTTGTCCTCAAAGGCGCGGTGCTG
The Pirellulales bacterium DNA segment above includes these coding regions:
- a CDS encoding type IV toxin-antitoxin system AbiEi family antitoxin domain-containing protein — protein: MPTTKRDQILRMLKKTRVLRPQDVEAVGISRTYLNKLHAQGILDRPSRGLYILQDDEPSEQRSLVEACRRVPRGVVCLLSALQFHGLTTQAPFEVWMAIDEKARLPRVDDPPLRIVRFSGVALTSGVQQHVVEGVNVRVYAPSKTVADCFKYRNKIGIDVAIEALRDCLKQRKATSDELWQAAKACRMTNVMRPYLEAMA